A window of Bacteroidota bacterium contains these coding sequences:
- a CDS encoding T9SS type A sorting domain-containing protein translates to MLGKKVYNTATNGENRYSINVGGLPKGLYVLSVGSEMIKVVTE, encoded by the coding sequence ATGCTAGGCAAAAAAGTGTATAATACTGCTACGAATGGAGAGAATAGATATAGTATAAATGTGGGAGGTTTACCGAAGGGATTATATGTACTTTCTGTGGGGAGTGAAATGATTAAGGTTGTGACAGAGTAA
- a CDS encoding 6-carboxytetrahydropterin synthase: protein MVYITRKEHFNAAHRLHRPDWSDEQNETVFGRCANKNWHGHNFDLYVTVKGVPNPDTGFLFDLKKLKVLIVAEVTDHLDHKNLNLDVPFLTGVLPSIENIAMAIWARLEPHINTENCSLHCVKLYETPNNYVEYFG from the coding sequence ATTGTATATATTACCCGCAAAGAGCATTTCAATGCGGCACACCGTTTACACAGACCCGACTGGAGCGATGAGCAGAACGAAACAGTATTTGGCCGCTGTGCCAACAAAAACTGGCATGGGCATAATTTCGATTTATATGTAACTGTGAAGGGAGTACCCAATCCCGATACCGGTTTTTTGTTCGATTTAAAAAAGTTGAAAGTACTCATTGTCGCAGAAGTAACAGACCACCTCGACCATAAAAACCTGAACCTCGATGTGCCATTTCTAACAGGTGTGCTTCCCAGTATCGAAAATATAGCGATGGCTATTTGGGCCCGTTTAGAACCTCATATCAATACAGAAAATTGTAGTTTACATTGCGTGAAATTATACGAAACTCCTAATAATTATGTGGAGTATTTTGGGTAA